A section of the Streptococcus oriscaviae genome encodes:
- a CDS encoding SPJ_0845 family protein: protein MAITYKKEDDLEKILEKFASFDKLEEIEFPDPKSNQTTDKEDVK, encoded by the coding sequence ATGGCAATTACCTATAAAAAAGAAGATGACTTGGAAAAAATTTTGGAGAAGTTTGCATCCTTTGACAAACTGGAAGAAATAGAATTTCCAGATCCAAAATCAAACCAAACTACTGACAAAGAAGATGTGAAATAA
- a CDS encoding permease, which produces MTDLFQNLPTSILQAGAIFLSIMIEALPFVLIGSIISGFIEVYITPDMVHRYLPQNKFLRILFGTFIGFIFPSCECGIVPIVNRLLEKKVPNYTAIPFLATAPVINPIVLFATFTAFGNSVKFALYRALGSILVALVLGIVLAFFQTDSILKENQIHQHEHDFSDKKGWTKVGYALIQAIDEFFDTGRYLVFGCLFASLVQVYVPTSVLTTIGHNPITAILLMMVLAFLLSLCSEADAFIGASLLSSFGFAPVMAFLIIGPMIDIKNLLMMKHYFKPRFILQFICLISLVILGYCLLIGGF; this is translated from the coding sequence ATGACCGACCTATTTCAAAACCTTCCCACTTCTATCTTACAAGCTGGGGCCATCTTTTTATCGATTATGATTGAGGCCCTACCCTTTGTTCTGATTGGCTCGATCATCTCAGGTTTCATCGAGGTCTATATCACACCAGATATGGTTCATCGCTACCTGCCCCAAAATAAATTTCTGCGGATTTTATTCGGTACCTTTATCGGCTTTATTTTCCCCTCCTGTGAGTGTGGCATCGTTCCCATTGTCAATCGACTATTGGAAAAAAAGGTACCCAACTATACTGCTATTCCCTTTCTGGCAACGGCACCTGTCATCAACCCCATCGTACTGTTTGCGACCTTCACTGCCTTTGGGAACTCCGTCAAGTTCGCCCTCTACCGTGCCTTGGGTTCCATTTTAGTGGCACTTGTTTTAGGGATTGTTCTTGCTTTTTTCCAGACAGACAGTATCCTCAAGGAAAATCAGATTCACCAGCATGAACACGACTTTTCCGATAAAAAAGGCTGGACCAAGGTTGGCTATGCCCTCATTCAAGCCATCGATGAATTTTTTGACACAGGGCGTTACTTGGTCTTTGGCTGTCTGTTTGCGAGCTTAGTGCAGGTTTATGTACCTACTTCCGTCCTGACCACTATCGGTCACAATCCGATAACAGCCATTCTCCTCATGATGGTTCTGGCCTTTTTGCTGTCGCTCTGCTCCGAAGCAGATGCTTTTATCGGCGCTTCCTTACTATCTAGCTTTGGCTTTGCTCCTGTCATGGCCTTTCTCATCATCGGTCCTATGATTGATATAAAAAACCTGCTAATGATGAAGCATTATTTTAAACCTCGCTTCATCCTGCAATTTATCTGCTTGATTTCTCTGGTTATTCTAGGCTACTGTCTACTAATAGGAGGATTTTAG